Proteins from one Pygocentrus nattereri isolate fPygNat1 chromosome 16, fPygNat1.pri, whole genome shotgun sequence genomic window:
- the LOC108415667 gene encoding ribonuclease inhibitor-like has translation MAQTVRQPVYASLEPSYDDAVSVSVLYKSGSITERDCADLVSALILNPSHLRELDLSENKLHVSGVQKLCQLLVNPCCKLEKLMLNKCDLTEKSCEHLAKVLSSKDSKLTELDLSNNHLGDPGVKELSTALKNSHCKLETLRLSECRVGEEGYAALASDLKSNNSSVLKELDLRGNDPGDKGVELIRSTSSKYKSRKIRLLKNDAADEAHDTLTKTFGKDPLLLSEMDLKTYEPRHAGVEQICGVLEDSHCRLKTLKLYKSGSITEKDCAALVSALIVNPSHLRELDLNKNTLDKLGVQKLCNLLKNPHCKLEKLTLNKNNVTSKDCADLASALSSSLSHLRELDLSENEIQDSGLMHFCAVLKTQECKLEKLLLMSCGIKEEGCAALVAALKSNSSHLKVLDLRENSLGNSVNDFPEVLKDSGCKIQLDGTLKKFIKGISAPFSWFIGGKNKAEDGTDGPQTTPSGVDEESGKYGERPVPASSGVYGERPAAASSGLNAERPEPASSGLNAERPAPASSGLNAERPEPASSGLNTERPEPASGGVYGERPAAVSSGEYGERPAPASGGADMSKEARTTRSLAGQPSGKGGNCGTGVQGTKNFSNRSHKRSNQISSKNIQNK, from the exons GCTGTATAAATCAggcagtattacagagagagactgtgctGATCTGGTTTCTGCCCTGATCCTAAACCCCTCACACCTGAGAGAGCTGGATCTAAGTGAGAATAAGCTACATGTGTCAGGAGTGCAGAAGCTTTGCCAGCTACTTGTGAATCCTTGctgtaaactggagaaactgat GCTCAACAAATGTGATCTAACAGAGAAAAGCTGTGAACATCTGGCCAAAGTTCTCAGTTCAAAGGATTCCAAACTGACTGAGTTGGACCTCAGTAACAATCACCTAGGGGATCCAGGAGTGAAGGAACTCTCAACTGCACTGAAGaattcacactgtaaactggaaacCCTGAG GCTTTCAGAGTGTCGTGTAGGCGAGGAAGGATATGCTGCTctggcttcagatctgaaatcaAATAACTCATCAGTCCTGAAAGAGCTGGATCTCAGAGGGAATGATCCTGGAGATAAAGGAGTGGAGCTGATCAGAAGCACATCTTCAAAATATAAGTCAAGGAAAATAAG GCTGTTGAAAAACGATGCTGCAGATGAAGCCCATGACACTCTGACCAAAACTTTTGGAAAAGATCCTTTACTGCTGTCTGAGATGGATCTAAAGACGTATGAACCAAGGCATGCAGGAGTAGAGCAGATCTGTGGAGTACTGGAGGATTCACACTGCAGATTGAAGACCCTTAA GCTGTATAAATCAGGCAGTATTACAGAGAAAGACTGTGCTGCTCTGGTTTCTGCCCTGATCGTAAACCCCTCACACCTGAGAGAGCTGGATCTGAACAAGAATACATTGGATAAGTTAGGAGTGCAGAAGCTCTGCAATCTACTGAAGAATCCTCACTGTAAATTGGAGAAACTGAC GCTAAATAAGAACAATGTCACAAGCAAAGACTGTGCTGATCTGGCATCAGCTCTTTCTTCAAGTCTTTCACACCTAAGAGAGCTGGATCTGAGTGAAAATGAAATTCAAGATTCAGGATTGATGCATTTTTGTGCTGTACTGAAGACTCAGGAGTGTAAACTAGAAAAACTACT GTTAATGAGCTGTGGTATAAAAGAGGAAGGCTGTGCTGCTCTGGTTGCAGCTCTGAAATCAAACTCCTCACATTTGAAAGTTCTGGACCTGCGTGAAAACAGTCTAGGAAATTCAGTGAATGACTTTCCTGAAGTGCTGAAGGATTCAGGATGCAAGATACA atTGGATGGCACTTTAAAGAAATTTATTAAAGGTATTAGTGCGCCATTTTCTTGGTTCATTGGAGGGAAGAACAAAGCAGAAGATGGTACAGATGGCCCACAAACAACACCGAGTGGAGTGGATGAGGAGAGCGGCAAGTACGGGGAAAGACCGGTACCAGCGTCGAGCGGCGTGTACGGGGAAAGACCGGCAGCAGCGTCGAGCGGCTTGAACGCGGAAAGACCGGAACCAGCGTCGAGCGGCTTGAACGCGGAAAGACCGGCACCAGCGTCGAGCGGCTTGAACGCGGAAAGACCGGAACCAGCGTCGAGCGGCTTGAACACGGAAAGACCAGAACCAGCGTCGGGCGGCGTGTACGGGGAAAGACCGGCAGCAGTGTCGAGCGGCGAGTACGGGGAAAGACCGGCGCCAGCGTCGGGTGGAGCTGACATGTCTAAAGAAGCCAGAACTACACGTAGCCTAGCAGGGCAGCCTTCAGGGAAGGGGGGTAACTGTGGTACAGGGGTGCAGGGCACCAAGAATTTCAGCAACAGGTCTCACAAAAGATCCAATCAAATCTCCTCCAAAAACATACAgaacaaataa